AACGCAGGAGTTTATAGAAGACGGAAAACGTTTTGTTTACGAAACAAGCTATGAAGAAGGCAACTCGTCGGTTGCGTTTAAAAAGTATGACTATGAAACGAAGCAAACCGTAGAGGAGTTTAAAGTTTCAGCCGCAGATGGGAATTTTTTGGGTTAAAGACGGTCTGATTGGAGGAATAAAATTGTTTATTGATAAAACTTTTCAGATATCTAAGGAAAAAGATCATGCGATTCTTTCTTTTGAAAACGCACAGCTCGAAACGATAAGCGGAGATGTGACGGAATTAACTCTGGAAAAGGAAGAAAGCGGCACAAGATCTTTTTGCGGAGAAGGGTTGCGCATTGCGGATAAAATTAAAGATTTGTCTGGCGGGTTGTTTCGCGTTACAAGAACCATATGTAATGCGTCGGACACATCAAAACAGTTTAAATCCATATTTACGGTGAAAACCTGTTTCGTACCGGAAAAGTATGTAATTCCCTGTGTGTTGTATAATGGAAATCAGTTTGGCGCCGGAGGATCGCCCGCAGGTCTGACAAAAGACGGCGCGTCCTGGATCTTTGCTTACGACAGGGAGGGCATACCATCCTGCACTGTGTCAGAAAACGAAAATTTCGGTGCCGCGCTGTTTGCGTCAGACTGCGACGCACATAGCTTAGAGAGCGCCTGCTCTCTCATAAAAAGAGACGACGGCACTTTTGTGCACAAGCTGTATCATCCGGTCACGGAAGCACCTGTGACTTATTCAGGAAAAAACAGGATGACAGAGCGATTTGATCAGTATTTTCACCTTGCACCCGGTGAAACGATTTGTCTTAATTTGTTTGTGTTTGTCTGTGTGCCTAAATGGAAAAACTTTGCCATGGCAAATTTGTTGGATAGAGTTTCTGATGTTTTTAAAAATAAAAAAACGCCGGATAAATCTCCTGAGCGCGTGTGGGAGTTAGGAATTGCATTTGCCCGTCAGCTCATGGGCGATTTCCACGGACACAAAATGATTTATACAAATTTTTCGCCGAAAACTTACAGCCTGCAGCATTCTGGCAAACTTTCAGACAGTGCGCTTGCAAAGCTTTTGCAGGACCCGGAAAATACGCGAATTCAGCGCTGGAATGAACGGTTTGAAATTGGCTGGGCAGATCAGGGATTGCTGAATGCGCGCATGCTCGCTCGGCACGGATACAAAACGGGGGACACAGAGCTTTTGAATAACGCGGTAAATGTGTTTGACAGCTGGGCAGAAAAACAACTGGAAAATGGGCTGGTGTATACGGAATTCCAGCACTATTACAACGGAGAGAAAGATGTTGTGGTTGACACGTGCAATTTAGGCTGGGCGCTGGCGGAATTTGCGCGGATGTATCAGTTCATGCAAAAAATTGGAACAGACAAGCCAAAGTATTTAAACTTCTGCATTCGCCTGGCAGACTTTTTCTGCACCCATTTTAATGAAGAAACAGGTTTCGGAAAGACCTGGACGATGAACGCAAAGCCTGTTTCAACAGTCGGCTCTATCGGCGGATTTGTGATAACCGGTCTGCTCGAGACCTATCTATTAACGCATAACGAAGCCTATCTAATCTGCGCGAAGCATGCTCATGCACTTTATACCAAACGTGATATAGACGAGTTTGTTTGTACGGCTGGGGCATTAGATTGCGCCTGTGTAGATAAGGAAACGGTGTATCCCTTTATCACGTCGTCATTAATGCTTTACGACATCAGCAAAGAGCCGCATTTTTTGGAAACAGCCCAAAAGGCGGCCTATTATTTCTGTTCATGGATGTTTGTTTACGATACGTTAAGCGCACCGGACAGTGATTTTAACCAATTTAACTATTACACCACGGGTGGGACGGCGGTCTCCGCAGAACACCCTGCGATAGATGCATGGGGGGCTGCCCCTGTGACAGAGTTTGTGCGGCTTGCAGAGCTAACGGGTGACAAAAAGTGGATCGACCGTGCCAAAGCCATGTGGTGCAATGCAATTTTGTGTATCACAGAGGATACGAAGCAGGAAATCCACGGTCAAACCCGGCCGTTGGGCGGCCAAAATGAGGGATTTTTTCAGTGCCGCTGGACGAAGTATCGTCCCACCTGCGAGGAACGGGGGCATTTTAACGACTGTCTCTCTGCCTGGTGCGGCGCCTACCGGATGATGACCATTGCAAATTTAGAAGGCTCGAACAGCCTTGATTTGCTTAGATAAAAAACACAACTGATTTGTGGGCAACGGATTTAAAACGAGCCTTTAAATAAGTGTTTTAAAATGCAATATTATTTTATGTTAGCCGGTTCTTATAAGAACCGGCTAACATACTTTTGTCGGAAATTTGTTTTCAACAAACAAATTTTACGGGTTGAACCCGACCGCAAACAGCAGGGCAAAAATGCCGATGATAACAACCGTATAAATGGCGGAGGGCAAAATGTTTGTTTTAATAATTTTTCCCTCCGCGCCGGAGGTGCCCACAGTGGCGCACACGGCTACGGCGTTGTTGATGCAGGTGACGTTGCCGATGGCGCCGCCGATTACCTGCATGGCCACCACCAGCACGGTGGACAGATTCAGCGCCTGGGCAGTTTCAAACTGCAGATTGGTAAACAAAAGGTTGGAGACGGCGTTTGAACCGGATATGAAAGAACCCAAAATGCCGATGATGGGAGACAGCACCACAAAAACAGACGCGCCGGCGTTTGAAATAAACTCCGCCATAATTACCATCATGTTGTGCAGACCGCTTTCGTTGATGTCGGAAAACTTCATCACCTGCACCAAGGCAATGCCGAAAATAATAGCCACCGCCGCACCGCCAATTTGTTTGAAGGTGTCAATCCAGGCAGTTTTCACCTCGTCTAAGCTCATTTTGTGCATGAAATGGGTTAAAATGGCTACAGGGATAAAGGGCAGAACACCGGGAATGTTGGCCCATTTTAATGAAAAATCTAACTGCTCTACGCCAAAAATATTGTTAAACTGAAAAACAAACGGGAAAGACGCATTGGTGTTGATGATGTTCTTTATGCCCAGCTCCGGAATTCTCGTAATAACCAAAATGGCCGCAATCAGCACGTAGGGCGCCCAGGCCAGCCACAAGGGCATATCGGAGGGCTTTGCCCGTTCCAGTTCTGTTTTCGAGCGCCAGTCTGGCTTCCACTCGGTTTCCGGTGCAAATCCCCAGGTGTTTTTTGGAACTAAAAATTTCTTCTTTGCGGCAAAAACGGTAACAATCAGGCCAATGAGCGCCGCTAAAAGTGCCGGAAACTCATAGCCAAACACCGCCGCTACAATCACATAGGGTACAGAAAACACAATGCCGGAGAAGAGGGCAAAGGGCAAAACGGCCAATGCTGGTTTTATGGACTTTTCTTTGCCGAACACCTTCGTCAGCACCGCAACCCCCAAAAAGGGAACAAAAATACCCATTACCGCGTGGGGCAAAGCGGTCCAAACAGAAAGCTTTCCTGCAAACTCCGGCCCCACGCTTGTGC
This Congzhengia minquanensis DNA region includes the following protein-coding sequences:
- a CDS encoding L-lactate permease, encoding MYALIAFAPILITLILMTVLNWSAKRALPIAWLVACIAGIFAWKMRFVTVAACTVYGFLSSIEVLLVIFGAILIMNTLKCSGAMSAINHGFTRVSSDKRIQAIIICWMFGSFIEGAAGFGTPAALAAPLLVSLGFPPLAAATVALIFDSTAVSFGAVGTPVSTALTQLGTSVGPEFAGKLSVWTALPHAVMGIFVPFLGVAVLTKVFGKEKSIKPALAVLPFALFSGIVFSVPYVIVAAVFGYEFPALLAALIGLIVTVFAAKKKFLVPKNTWGFAPETEWKPDWRSKTELERAKPSDMPLWLAWAPYVLIAAILVITRIPELGIKNIINTNASFPFVFQFNNIFGVEQLDFSLKWANIPGVLPFIPVAILTHFMHKMSLDEVKTAWIDTFKQIGGAAVAIIFGIALVQVMKFSDINESGLHNMMVIMAEFISNAGASVFVVLSPIIGILGSFISGSNAVSNLLFTNLQFETAQALNLSTVLVVAMQVIGGAIGNVTCINNAVAVCATVGTSGAEGKIIKTNILPSAIYTVVIIGIFALLFAVGFNP